A window from Leptospira meyeri encodes these proteins:
- a CDS encoding SRPBCC family protein, with translation MNTFIYRSKFPINKEKLFRFHEEPIGFQSLVGGIKGIEVLQAPKSLAIGEEVILNISILPFWKTIWIARHTAYEKNHFFVDNQEKGPFLKFQHTHLFLDGTDGENSCILSEEIKINFYLWPLSRIFIFPFLYLMFRKRHELTAKHFGVKSKLIFCRYS, from the coding sequence ATGAATACATTTATCTATCGTTCAAAGTTTCCAATCAATAAAGAAAAACTCTTTCGATTCCACGAAGAACCAATTGGTTTTCAATCCTTAGTCGGTGGTATAAAAGGAATAGAAGTCCTTCAAGCTCCAAAATCTTTAGCCATTGGCGAAGAAGTAATTCTTAATATTAGCATCTTACCTTTTTGGAAAACGATTTGGATTGCGAGACATACAGCATATGAAAAGAACCACTTTTTTGTAGATAACCAAGAGAAAGGTCCATTCTTAAAATTCCAACATACCCATCTGTTTTTAGATGGAACAGATGGAGAAAACTCATGTATCCTATCAGAAGAAATCAAAATTAATTTTTACCTTTGGCCTTTATCTCGAATTTTTATTTTCCCCTTTCTTTATTTGATGTTTCGGAAACGACATGAACTAACTGCAAAACACTTTGGAGTGAAATCCAAACTAATTTTTTGCAGGTATTCTTGA
- a CDS encoding FcpA-related putative periplasmic flagellar protein has translation MKFPILFLWISLIFLGTFPVSSKEPNQSSSTENRVESILPTTPESGSPWGENSERLETIPVLNLVDEKNSQKRWQDANKEYSSAIESFESGRKNIDKRREDFKKEVYYEDRYEWQKQIRKENKEKEFQKQIFDLRSQTVSRLVKAMNLLDKIENPKVKESASYLDLKSGIYREYIKHQEAFKNYLQVIDFAHRYMELSSKNEAEAEPHRLLSLAYEKMEQTALRSKNQELYYEFKELKKKHLLRFAEIHYGRDSKEYATIEEKVGRDF, from the coding sequence ATGAAATTTCCTATCCTATTTTTATGGATTTCTTTGATTTTCCTAGGAACCTTTCCTGTTAGTTCCAAAGAACCAAATCAGTCATCTTCTACTGAAAATCGGGTGGAGTCCATTCTTCCCACCACTCCCGAATCTGGTTCCCCTTGGGGAGAAAATTCCGAACGATTGGAAACAATTCCCGTCTTAAACTTAGTCGATGAAAAAAATTCCCAAAAACGCTGGCAAGACGCGAACAAGGAATATTCATCCGCCATTGAATCTTTTGAGTCTGGCAGAAAAAATATCGATAAACGCAGAGAAGATTTCAAAAAAGAGGTCTATTATGAAGACAGATATGAATGGCAAAAACAGATTAGAAAGGAAAACAAAGAAAAAGAATTTCAGAAACAAATCTTTGATTTACGATCACAAACGGTGAGCCGACTTGTGAAAGCCATGAATCTATTGGATAAAATTGAAAATCCAAAAGTAAAAGAAAGTGCGTCTTATTTAGATTTAAAATCTGGAATTTATAGAGAATATATCAAACACCAAGAAGCTTTTAAAAATTATCTACAGGTAATTGATTTTGCACATCGCTATATGGAGCTTTCTTCCAAAAACGAAGCTGAGGCTGAGCCACACCGTTTGCTTTCACTCGCTTATGAAAAAATGGAACAAACTGCCTTACGATCTAAAAACCAAGAACTCTACTATGAGTTTAAAGAACTAAAGAAAAAACATTTATTACGATTTGCAGAAATCCACTACGGTCGCGATTCAAAAGAATACGCAACCATAGAGGAAAAAGTTGGAAGGGATTTTTAA
- a CDS encoding tetratricopeptide repeat protein, translating to MFQNLVKYFYRYSLKFGVLIFASVLFAESTTLEDIAEGNRYQNEHNCRKAIQFYQSALQKNRNSIDAKLGVANCSFQLGAFRESKKFYLEILDREPKHIPAVTGLCEIYLLDSDFLGISKLIDPLLVEFPNNTTLRITEAKSLQKQGKLDSAIYKINTLSKRLEEPSDLVRMLAELYFTKQNYTDSYNAIDAYSKKEPNDPEGFAFKAKVLLYQNYFYPNQLKAVLSSVQDSLQNSLNLDPKGEDARFYSVYHDIILSNLNGDKEVKRKAFRTIYELAREFPENQLYHSIEANLAWELGETKFATYHYRRALQLDDLDEILRFEAEEYTISNEKEESKLRRELGDYRRDRFYSEKHSLYHKSSLFHLKRARDLSPQTPVIRKELLEFYNQTGESVKYTNLLLRLREEDPNSFKLQNKLEFSIKNLKESLEFREGYLQIDPNAVLDNTVRYSPEVYVFDMESSLPFPYHLQAGRLLSEALRYNLKQMQMVRVVDGDEFKHIRGLLKEMSYHPFSQTLPFAIDNLHLLDSRRKNATKIRYIVHGKYKINDGDIRIDVSVYDRNSLRDIVTWSTNQRGRDSLPTVIHRIGERIRDLLPKEGKILKVKKDEVIVSLGKDDGLKKDSKLEFQRKGNPIFQGEITELGKSISSVKPSVRGWEKELATGDSVILSTDSNKEKKDK from the coding sequence TTGTTCCAGAACCTCGTTAAATACTTTTACAGATACAGCCTCAAGTTTGGCGTTTTAATTTTTGCTTCGGTTCTATTTGCGGAATCAACCACTCTTGAAGATATTGCAGAAGGAAACAGGTATCAAAACGAACATAACTGCCGCAAGGCGATTCAATTTTATCAATCTGCATTACAAAAAAATCGCAACTCAATTGATGCAAAACTCGGTGTGGCTAATTGTAGTTTTCAATTGGGAGCTTTTCGCGAAAGTAAAAAATTCTATCTGGAAATTTTGGATAGAGAACCAAAACATATTCCGGCAGTCACAGGTCTTTGCGAAATATACCTTCTTGATTCCGATTTTTTGGGGATATCAAAGTTAATTGATCCATTGCTTGTTGAATTCCCAAATAATACAACATTACGAATTACAGAAGCAAAATCTCTCCAAAAACAAGGGAAACTTGATTCGGCAATTTACAAAATTAACACTTTGTCTAAACGATTAGAAGAGCCTTCCGACTTGGTACGTATGTTAGCTGAATTGTATTTTACAAAGCAGAATTATACAGACTCTTACAATGCAATCGATGCCTATTCCAAAAAGGAACCAAATGATCCAGAGGGTTTTGCTTTCAAAGCAAAAGTTCTTTTGTATCAAAACTACTTTTATCCTAACCAATTAAAGGCGGTTTTGTCCTCAGTTCAAGACTCATTGCAGAATTCCTTAAACCTAGATCCAAAAGGAGAAGATGCTCGTTTTTATTCGGTTTACCACGATATCATTTTATCCAATCTAAATGGTGATAAGGAAGTCAAAAGAAAAGCATTTAGAACCATCTATGAATTAGCGAGAGAATTTCCAGAAAACCAACTTTACCATAGCATTGAAGCCAATTTGGCCTGGGAGTTAGGAGAAACGAAATTTGCTACATATCATTATCGAAGAGCTCTACAATTAGATGATTTGGATGAAATCCTAAGATTTGAAGCGGAGGAATATACAATTTCGAATGAAAAGGAAGAGTCAAAACTAAGAAGAGAATTAGGTGATTACAGGAGAGACCGTTTTTACTCCGAAAAACATTCGTTATACCATAAAAGTTCTTTGTTCCATCTAAAACGTGCTAGAGATCTGAGCCCACAAACTCCTGTGATTAGAAAAGAACTTTTGGAATTTTATAACCAGACAGGGGAATCAGTCAAATATACAAACTTATTATTAAGACTTAGAGAAGAAGATCCGAACTCCTTCAAACTTCAAAACAAATTGGAATTTTCTATTAAAAATCTAAAAGAATCATTAGAGTTTCGCGAAGGTTATCTGCAAATCGATCCGAATGCAGTTTTAGATAATACCGTACGTTACAGTCCAGAGGTGTATGTTTTTGATATGGAATCAAGTTTGCCATTTCCATATCATTTACAGGCGGGAAGATTGTTGTCAGAAGCGTTGCGTTACAATTTAAAACAAATGCAAATGGTACGAGTTGTAGATGGAGATGAATTCAAACATATTCGGGGATTACTCAAAGAAATGAGTTACCATCCCTTTTCCCAAACATTACCCTTTGCGATTGACAATTTACATCTGCTAGACTCAAGAAGAAAAAATGCGACCAAAATACGTTATATAGTTCACGGAAAGTATAAAATCAATGACGGAGATATTCGCATTGATGTCTCTGTCTATGATAGAAACAGTTTACGTGATATTGTTACTTGGTCCACAAACCAAAGAGGGAGAGATAGTTTGCCAACCGTCATTCATAGGATTGGTGAACGTATCAGAGACTTACTTCCCAAAGAAGGGAAAATACTAAAGGTCAAAAAAGATGAGGTCATTGTATCTCTTGGAAAAGATGACGGATTAAAAAAAGACTCAAAGTTAGAATTCCAGAGAAAGGGAAACCCAATCTTCCAAGGTGAAATCACGGAACTTGGAAAATCCATTTCATCAGTGAAACCAAGTGTTCGCGGGTGGGAAAAAGAATTGGCAACTGGAGACAGTGTCATTCTTTCCACGGACTCAAATAAAGAGAAGAAAGATAAGTAA
- a CDS encoding LBF_2017 N-terminal domain-containing protein — MNFFSRFKSFLFWFVFFSIGFFFPIFSESKTIKFTLEPEREDIIQYEFELWKAPNFDLEIPFRVLANPGKIQLHIPNGYEYFRIRAVAKRQVRGFWTELYAVNSFGKPKPKEPTKIIVTKPTTTNVLVPIQKGKGNNQFYLTENKIQVKPILSQPMKTFVRYRVNGGPWVVTKQPELTFSSDGNYKLEYQVTNELGVSDSMQVWEFSVDKTPPKTEFHWSSLPFRKSTHYFVGPKSNLELLSTDTGSGLDSIRFRSVCGKKSPTEWYLWENQTSWANVIHSCLEDLDLEISAIDKLGNEEVPQKIKIIHTKKGN; from the coding sequence ATGAATTTTTTCAGCCGTTTCAAGTCTTTCCTATTTTGGTTCGTTTTTTTTAGTATAGGATTCTTTTTTCCTATTTTTTCAGAATCAAAAACAATCAAGTTCACTCTCGAACCAGAAAGAGAGGATATCATCCAGTATGAATTTGAATTATGGAAAGCACCTAACTTCGATTTAGAGATCCCCTTTCGAGTGCTTGCAAATCCGGGCAAAATTCAACTTCATATCCCAAATGGTTATGAATACTTTCGAATTCGCGCCGTGGCAAAACGCCAAGTGCGTGGATTTTGGACGGAATTGTATGCAGTGAATTCGTTTGGAAAACCAAAACCCAAAGAGCCTACGAAAATCATAGTCACAAAACCAACGACAACAAATGTTTTGGTTCCCATTCAAAAAGGAAAGGGAAACAATCAATTTTATCTAACAGAAAATAAAATCCAAGTAAAGCCAATCTTAAGCCAACCGATGAAAACCTTTGTTCGTTATCGAGTCAATGGAGGACCCTGGGTGGTTACAAAACAACCAGAACTGACATTCTCTAGTGATGGGAACTATAAACTAGAATACCAAGTCACCAATGAACTAGGAGTTTCAGATTCTATGCAAGTCTGGGAATTTAGTGTGGACAAAACACCTCCAAAGACAGAATTTCATTGGTCATCCCTTCCTTTCAGAAAATCAACTCACTATTTCGTAGGACCCAAATCCAATTTAGAACTCCTATCTACCGATACAGGTTCAGGATTGGACTCCATTCGATTTCGTAGCGTTTGTGGAAAAAAATCTCCCACTGAATGGTATCTCTGGGAAAATCAAACTTCTTGGGCAAATGTGATTCATTCTTGTTTAGAGGATTTGGATTTAGAAATTTCCGCCATAGACAAGTTGGGAAACGAAGAAGTTCCGCAAAAAATCAAAATCATACACACGAAAAAGGGAAACTAA
- a CDS encoding methylglyoxal synthase, with protein MVLIQRKMEITKKIVLIAHDNRKEDLLDWVKYNKGTLSKHHLSATGTTGKLIHEQIGLPVFRFISGPLGGDQQIGSKIVEDGIDFMVFFWDPLSAQPHDPDVKALLRIAVLYNIPMACNRSSADFLISSPLMEREYSRQLIDYGSRIPAKN; from the coding sequence ATGGTACTAATTCAAAGAAAAATGGAGATCACAAAAAAGATCGTCCTCATTGCTCATGACAATCGAAAAGAAGATTTATTGGATTGGGTAAAATACAATAAAGGCACATTAAGCAAACACCATCTATCAGCTACAGGAACCACAGGAAAATTAATTCATGAACAAATTGGTCTTCCTGTATTTCGATTCATTTCTGGACCACTTGGTGGTGACCAACAAATCGGATCAAAAATTGTTGAAGACGGAATTGATTTTATGGTTTTTTTCTGGGATCCACTCTCCGCCCAACCACATGACCCGGATGTAAAGGCCTTACTTCGAATTGCAGTATTGTATAATATTCCAATGGCTTGTAACAGGTCCAGCGCTGATTTTTTGATCTCTTCTCCTTTAATGGAAAGAGAATACAGTCGCCAATTGATTGATTACGGATCAAGAATACCTGCAAAAAATTAG
- a CDS encoding peptide chain release factor 3 produces MSPDLIEREVRRRKTFAIIAHPDAGKTTLTEKLLLYGGAIQLAGAVKAKKEGKSATSDWMAMEKERGISITSAALQFEYKDNILNLLDTPGHEDFSEDTYRTLMAADTAVMVLDAGKGVEPQTIKLFRVCRDRGIPIITFINKMDRPTKDLYALLDEIEKVLGIKAVPDVWPLGTGFDFKGVYDLRDQQLYLFDRTPGGKQKAVFRMAGPNDPSLDEQFDSEIVTAFREQIDLVENGIGKVDKNSFLLGKETPVYFGSAVNNFGIELFLNKFLELAPGPDHIPLRDGNYLDPINAPFSAFVFKVQANMNKAHRDRIAFLRICSGVFERGLNVNHNRLDKPVKLSSSFAFFGQDRNTVDTAYPGDIIGLVNPGTYKIGDVLSTGNTPPLRPLPSFAPELFATISCKDTLQLKSFKKGLDQLAEEGILHLFTSRTIGGGVPIIGAMGKLQFEVFQRRLKDEYGADTSIHILPYGISRWVKKEDRPKIPSNAGLVEDLFGNMALLFDTEWDMNYFHKNNEGIELLENPPLEE; encoded by the coding sequence ATGTCTCCTGATCTCATAGAACGTGAAGTCCGTCGCCGAAAGACTTTTGCCATCATTGCTCACCCTGATGCGGGGAAAACAACGCTTACGGAAAAGCTCCTTCTTTACGGAGGTGCGATCCAGCTTGCCGGAGCAGTGAAAGCCAAAAAGGAAGGAAAGTCTGCCACTTCTGATTGGATGGCGATGGAAAAGGAAAGAGGGATCTCCATCACTTCTGCCGCACTTCAGTTTGAATACAAAGACAATATTTTAAATCTCTTAGACACTCCCGGTCACGAAGATTTTTCTGAGGATACATACCGCACCCTGATGGCTGCCGATACCGCCGTGATGGTTCTTGATGCGGGTAAGGGGGTAGAACCCCAAACCATTAAACTTTTCCGGGTTTGTCGAGACCGAGGAATTCCCATCATCACTTTCATCAACAAGATGGATCGTCCGACTAAGGATCTTTATGCGCTCCTGGATGAAATTGAAAAAGTTCTTGGAATCAAGGCAGTCCCTGATGTTTGGCCTCTTGGAACCGGTTTTGATTTCAAAGGGGTTTATGACTTAAGGGATCAACAGTTGTATCTTTTTGACCGGACTCCTGGTGGAAAACAAAAGGCTGTATTTCGTATGGCTGGTCCTAATGATCCAAGTTTGGATGAACAATTTGATTCCGAAATTGTAACTGCGTTTCGCGAGCAAATTGATCTTGTAGAAAATGGCATTGGAAAGGTTGATAAAAATTCATTTTTACTGGGGAAGGAAACACCCGTATACTTTGGTTCGGCTGTCAATAACTTTGGGATAGAACTCTTTTTAAATAAATTTTTAGAATTAGCCCCAGGGCCTGATCATATCCCGCTTAGGGATGGAAATTATTTAGATCCAATCAATGCTCCTTTTAGTGCCTTTGTATTTAAGGTGCAGGCAAACATGAATAAGGCACACAGAGATAGAATTGCCTTTTTACGAATTTGTTCTGGAGTTTTTGAACGAGGACTCAACGTAAATCACAACCGACTGGATAAACCAGTTAAACTTTCTTCGAGTTTTGCATTTTTTGGACAAGATAGAAACACGGTTGATACTGCTTATCCAGGGGACATCATCGGACTTGTGAATCCAGGGACGTATAAAATTGGAGATGTATTATCAACAGGGAATACTCCACCGCTTCGTCCACTCCCAAGTTTTGCGCCTGAACTATTTGCCACCATTTCTTGTAAGGACACATTACAACTCAAATCCTTTAAGAAGGGTCTTGACCAGTTAGCAGAGGAAGGAATCCTCCATCTCTTCACCTCACGAACCATTGGTGGTGGAGTCCCGATCATTGGTGCTATGGGTAAACTCCAATTTGAAGTATTCCAACGACGATTAAAAGATGAATATGGAGCCGATACTTCCATTCATATCTTGCCTTACGGAATTTCCCGTTGGGTAAAAAAAGAAGATAGACCAAAGATCCCATCGAATGCAGGACTCGTGGAAGATTTATTTGGGAATATGGCTCTTCTTTTTGATACAGAATGGGATATGAATTATTTTCACAAAAATAACGAAGGGATTGAGCTCTTAGAGAATCCTCCGCTCGAAGAATGA
- a CDS encoding 6-bladed beta-propeller yields MRKLLSFFFLLVSTQIFPLDFPNFSLGEENAKEEFKRGLTYKNLREYSAAKERFQKAVNLKKDFHLARLELANNYYLLGEWEEALDELEILTTKAKTDLLIINKIEALRLAIAGGVTDKEKVYFKTIEGDSIRGYRFRNPVDITFDEDGNFYVAGFDTSNIIKFNAAGTPLSNWRGGITRKLDRPVSLAYHNQKIYVADFARDEVLLFDLSGSFISSFGGSGKGQGQFRGPSSIYIDSNGNIFVADSGNARIQKFNSNGKFLLEFQGSGNSKLGNPSGITIHDGKIYVVDKENIRVLVLDGDGNTLNIIQKPEWKKPRSIRILDNQIFLTDELTGIWTYSLLHGEWKQLSKFRDKKGVYRVLFRPFATNMDSTGSLYFVDFGKHRIDIFSQKNNLLSNLDLKIESIDTSGFPDIHIYTRVRNRAGKEIVGIDRLSFRIFENDNMTPLFSLANKNKLNDKLSVAMVYENSEVLKKGKLALEDGLFPFFRSLHDTDKIALYRAGKDSNLILPETVSLRDILAKIRDSVPEEKYNFGKASIAALQKLSLETGPKALVYLVSGESREDSFLQYQKSRIVAFSKAHSIPIYVLTVNPNNTFEDSWSDMTGPTNGRYIVLDGEGEERELYKKLKSHIDYRYILSYKTDTNPELINRYIKLAIGVEHRGVKGRDEGGYFVPEPR; encoded by the coding sequence TTGAGAAAGTTATTATCTTTTTTCTTTCTATTGGTGAGCACACAAATTTTCCCTCTGGACTTTCCCAACTTTTCCTTGGGGGAAGAGAATGCCAAGGAAGAATTCAAACGAGGACTGACTTATAAAAATTTAAGAGAGTATTCTGCTGCCAAAGAACGATTCCAGAAGGCTGTCAATTTAAAAAAGGATTTTCATTTGGCCAGACTGGAACTTGCCAACAACTACTATCTGCTAGGTGAATGGGAAGAAGCACTTGATGAATTAGAAATTTTGACGACAAAAGCAAAAACTGATCTTCTCATTATAAATAAAATCGAAGCTTTACGTTTGGCCATTGCTGGTGGAGTCACTGACAAAGAGAAAGTTTATTTTAAAACGATCGAGGGAGATTCAATTCGAGGTTATCGATTTCGTAATCCTGTGGACATCACCTTCGATGAAGATGGCAATTTCTATGTTGCTGGATTCGATACATCCAATATCATCAAATTCAATGCAGCAGGAACTCCTCTCTCAAATTGGCGAGGTGGGATAACAAGAAAACTAGACCGGCCAGTTTCTCTCGCCTACCATAACCAAAAAATTTATGTGGCTGATTTTGCTCGAGATGAAGTTTTACTTTTTGATTTATCCGGAAGTTTTATCTCTTCATTTGGTGGATCAGGAAAAGGCCAAGGACAGTTTCGTGGCCCCTCTTCTATTTATATTGATTCAAATGGAAATATCTTTGTAGCAGATTCTGGAAATGCAAGAATTCAAAAATTTAATTCTAATGGGAAATTTCTTTTGGAATTCCAAGGATCTGGTAATTCAAAACTGGGAAATCCATCAGGGATTACTATTCACGATGGAAAGATCTATGTAGTTGATAAAGAGAACATTCGTGTATTAGTTTTAGATGGTGATGGCAATACATTAAACATCATTCAAAAACCAGAATGGAAAAAACCTAGAAGCATTCGTATTTTAGATAACCAAATATTTCTTACCGATGAGTTGACCGGCATCTGGACCTACTCATTGTTACATGGTGAATGGAAACAATTAAGTAAGTTTAGAGATAAAAAAGGAGTGTATCGAGTTTTATTTCGCCCATTTGCTACCAATATGGATTCCACAGGGAGTCTTTATTTTGTTGATTTCGGAAAACACAGAATCGATATTTTTTCACAAAAAAACAATCTTCTCTCTAACTTAGATTTAAAAATTGAATCGATAGATACATCTGGTTTTCCCGATATTCACATATATACACGTGTCCGCAATCGTGCTGGCAAAGAGATTGTAGGAATTGACCGATTGAGTTTTCGGATTTTCGAAAACGATAATATGACCCCTTTGTTCTCCTTGGCCAACAAAAACAAGTTAAACGACAAATTAAGCGTAGCCATGGTCTATGAAAATAGCGAAGTTTTGAAGAAAGGAAAACTCGCGCTAGAAGATGGTCTTTTCCCCTTCTTTCGTTCCTTACATGATACAGATAAAATTGCTTTGTATCGAGCGGGAAAAGACAGCAATTTAATTTTACCAGAAACTGTATCTCTCCGTGATATCCTAGCAAAAATCAGAGACAGCGTCCCAGAAGAAAAATACAATTTCGGGAAGGCCAGTATCGCTGCCCTGCAAAAACTTTCTCTTGAAACTGGCCCGAAAGCGTTAGTTTACCTGGTTTCTGGAGAAAGTAGAGAAGATAGTTTCCTTCAATACCAAAAATCTAGAATTGTGGCCTTTTCGAAAGCACATTCTATTCCAATTTATGTTTTGACAGTAAATCCAAACAATACTTTCGAAGATTCATGGTCGGATATGACAGGACCAACGAACGGTCGCTACATTGTACTTGATGGAGAGGGCGAAGAGCGGGAATTATACAAAAAACTGAAGTCACATATAGATTACCGATATATATTGTCTTACAAAACAGACACAAATCCTGAACTCATCAATCGATATATCAAATTAGCCATTGGTGTGGAACATCGAGGAGTCAAAGGTCGAGATGAAGGAGGATACTTTGTTCCAGAACCTCGTTAA
- a CDS encoding PP2C family protein-serine/threonine phosphatase has product MFSVNRVRELYEHFLYVIKTKSFLKLFISIIAFLILPYFILVSSMVHSRYKEALDWNQRFQLIRIQLLAIDLENQIREQINRDISEKKNMGMISIAELPEIISHCNPTPRDIFHLEEITLLQCDWGSEKKSYLFVLDGTKVSVHSAEFLEEALLDSPFSDPNEGLFLLGSQGDFGISGFIEDEFLVSDFWKSDVKSSLQTDSNLPSLRETKKDNLDYFVVSYPMYGLPIHLFIVSPKDLVLIPIKDSLKRNIAILISLLFLSFVFSIAISLREIESKQKLKLLLQEYPHAAILYDAKGKILLENQEIESKLSVTNLFRDQLSVKEWIEKEVNLFLKDESNLHLDQNKLRKEESDFYSEDGSVYLLEFTYQLWFLEQKYRFASGALVLVQNVTKKRLEFEKEMEYAKDLQKKYLPNRIIILPNLDYEVLYKPLIQVGGDYYDYIDLGNNRSIFALGDVIGHGVKAAMMMTVLRVLFHQIVKTESDPKQILKKMNEGVSNNFPDPYAFVPFLFLLFDFNQNTVLYGNAGHPGMLYFSGNKISCPEKLNPMFGMLPKMEPKILEFSIQKGDRFYLFTDGLKDVENSKQEKLGEKELKDFFSSVRDKHMSLVKQELELKIRSYSEGIPFLDDITWIGIEVI; this is encoded by the coding sequence GTGTTTTCTGTAAATAGAGTCCGGGAACTTTATGAACATTTTTTATATGTAATCAAAACAAAATCTTTTCTTAAATTATTTATTTCAATCATCGCTTTTTTAATTTTACCCTATTTTATTCTCGTGTCTTCGATGGTTCATTCCAGATACAAAGAAGCTTTGGATTGGAACCAAAGATTCCAACTCATCCGAATTCAACTCCTGGCAATTGATTTAGAAAACCAAATCAGAGAACAAATTAATCGAGATATCTCTGAAAAAAAAAACATGGGCATGATTTCAATCGCAGAACTTCCAGAAATTATAAGCCACTGTAATCCTACTCCTAGAGACATTTTTCATTTAGAAGAAATTACGTTGTTACAATGTGATTGGGGATCTGAAAAAAAATCCTATCTTTTCGTTTTAGATGGTACAAAAGTTTCTGTCCACTCTGCCGAGTTTTTAGAAGAAGCATTACTCGATTCACCCTTTAGTGATCCGAATGAGGGTTTGTTTTTACTCGGTTCACAAGGAGATTTTGGAATTTCAGGATTTATCGAAGATGAATTTTTAGTTTCTGATTTTTGGAAATCAGATGTAAAATCTTCTCTTCAAACTGATTCCAATCTGCCTTCCCTTCGGGAAACGAAAAAAGATAACTTAGATTATTTTGTGGTTAGTTATCCAATGTACGGGCTTCCAATTCATTTATTCATTGTTAGTCCAAAAGACTTAGTCTTAATTCCGATTAAAGATTCTCTAAAAAGGAATATAGCCATATTAATTTCCTTACTTTTTTTATCCTTTGTTTTTTCTATAGCAATTTCTCTTAGAGAAATTGAATCAAAACAAAAATTAAAACTACTTTTACAAGAGTATCCTCATGCAGCTATTCTGTACGATGCAAAAGGAAAAATTTTATTAGAGAATCAAGAAATTGAATCGAAGCTTTCGGTTACGAATTTATTTCGAGATCAACTGTCCGTCAAAGAATGGATTGAAAAAGAAGTTAATTTATTTTTAAAAGATGAGTCCAATTTGCATTTGGATCAGAACAAACTTAGAAAAGAAGAATCTGATTTTTATTCGGAAGATGGTTCTGTATATTTATTAGAGTTTACATACCAACTTTGGTTTTTAGAACAAAAGTATCGATTTGCAAGTGGAGCCTTAGTCCTTGTCCAGAATGTAACGAAAAAACGTTTAGAGTTCGAAAAGGAAATGGAATATGCTAAAGATTTACAAAAAAAATATCTTCCCAATCGAATTATCATTTTACCCAATTTAGACTACGAAGTATTATACAAACCGCTGATTCAAGTAGGTGGTGACTATTATGACTATATTGATTTGGGGAACAACCGGTCGATCTTTGCTCTTGGTGATGTGATTGGACATGGTGTTAAAGCGGCTATGATGATGACAGTTTTACGTGTCCTCTTTCATCAAATTGTCAAAACAGAATCGGACCCGAAACAAATTCTAAAAAAAATGAACGAAGGCGTATCCAATAATTTTCCAGACCCGTATGCTTTTGTACCTTTTTTGTTCTTATTATTTGATTTTAATCAAAACACAGTTTTGTATGGAAACGCAGGCCATCCTGGGATGTTATACTTCTCTGGAAATAAGATAAGTTGTCCCGAAAAATTAAATCCCATGTTTGGAATGCTCCCAAAGATGGAGCCCAAAATATTAGAATTCTCCATACAAAAAGGGGATCGTTTTTATCTTTTCACAGATGGACTAAAAGATGTCGAAAATTCTAAACAAGAGAAACTGGGGGAAAAAGAATTAAAAGATTTTTTTTCTTCAGTGAGGGACAAACATATGTCCCTCGTAAAACAAGAATTAGAACTAAAAATACGATCCTATTCAGAAGGAATCCCATTCCTAGATGATATCACCTGGATTGGAATAGAAGTGATTTAG